The nucleotide window CAGTTAATGAGTTTTCATCTTCGAAATACTTTTCAAGTAATGTGTCGTCAAATTCAGCAACTGCTTCTAGAAGTCTTCCTCTATAGTCTCTTGCTTCATCAATAACATCGGCAGGAATGTCGATTTCTTCAAAAGTCATACCCATATCTTCTTCATTCCAAACAATACCTTTAAAGTTGATTAAATCAACAACTCCTTTAAAGTTATCTTCATTACCAATTGGAATTTGCAGAGGCAATGCATGACTACCAAGCATTTCTTTTACTTGCTTACATACATTCAAAAAGTCAGCACCTTGACGATCCATTTTATTTACGAATCCAATTCTAGGAACATTGTAATTGTCAGCTAGTCTCCAGTTAGTTTCAGATTGCGGCTCTACACCATCAACTGCACTAAATAGGAATACTAAACCATCTAATACTCTTAATGAACGGTTTACTTCAACTGTAAAATCAACGTGACCTGGAGTATCAATAATATTAACATGATAATCTTTATCTCTGTAGTTCCAGTTAAGAGTAGTAGCGGCAGAAGTAATGGTAATTCCTCTTTCTTGCTCTTGCTCCATCCAGTCCATAGTAGCAGCACCATCATGCACTTCACCAATCTTGTGACTTACACCACCATAGTATAAAATTCTCTCAGTAGTAGTAGTCTTACCAGCATCAATGTGAGCTGCAATACCAATATTTCTTGTATATGTTAAATCTCTTTTTGCCATTTTCTTAGAATCTAAAGTGTGAGAATGCTTTATTAGCTTCAGCCATTCTGTGAGTATCTTGTTTTTTCTTGAATGCAGCACCCTCTTCTTTGTACGCAGCAACAATTTCAGCAGCTAATTTCTGACTCATACTTTTATCGTTTCGCTTTCTAGCATAACCTATCATCCATTTCATAGCCATAGATAATTTTCTAGAATCTCTAATAGGCTGTGGTATCTGAAAAGTAGCACCTCCAATTCTACGGCTTCTTACTTCCACCGCAGGAGTTACATTTTCAACTGCTTTCTTCCATACTTCAAGAGCAGATACATCATCAACTCGATTTTCTACCGTTTCAAGTGCATCATAGAATATTTTGAACGCTGTAGATTTCTTGCCGTCTAACATCATATTGTTAACGAACTGTGTTACCATAGTGTCGTTAAACTTTGCGTCTGGCAACAATCTTCTTTTTTTAGCTGGACTTTTTCTCATTATTATTTATTCTTAAAAAGCTAAATTATTTTTTTGGTTGTTTAGTACCATACTTAGATCTTCGCTGAGTTCTTCCGTCAACACCGGCAGTGTCTAAAGCACCTCTCACGATGTGATAACGTACACCCGGCAAATCCTTAACTCTACCACCTCTCACAAGCACAATTGAGTGTTCCTGCAAGTTGTGACCTTCACCACCAATATAAGCATTAACCTCGTTTCCGTTGGTCAATCTTACCCTAGCAACCTTCCTCATTGCTGAGTTCGGCTTTTTAGGAGTAGTTGTATAAACTCTCGTACAAACTCCACGTCTTTGCGGACAGCTTGTTAACGCTATAGATTTGGACTTTTTCGTGATTCTAGTCCTTCCTTTTCTTACTAATTGTTGAATAGTTGGCATACTATTTCATATTTTGTTTCTAGTTAAAACCC belongs to Flavobacteriales bacterium and includes:
- the rpsG gene encoding 30S ribosomal protein S7 — encoded protein: MRKSPAKKRRLLPDAKFNDTMVTQFVNNMMLDGKKSTAFKIFYDALETVENRVDDVSALEVWKKAVENVTPAVEVRSRRIGGATFQIPQPIRDSRKLSMAMKWMIGYARKRNDKSMSQKLAAEIVAAYKEEGAAFKKKQDTHRMAEANKAFSHFRF
- a CDS encoding 30S ribosomal protein S12, encoding MPTIQQLVRKGRTRITKKSKSIALTSCPQRRGVCTRVYTTTPKKPNSAMRKVARVRLTNGNEVNAYIGGEGHNLQEHSIVLVRGGRVKDLPGVRYHIVRGALDTAGVDGRTQRRSKYGTKQPKK